In Phyllostomus discolor isolate MPI-MPIP mPhyDis1 chromosome 3, mPhyDis1.pri.v3, whole genome shotgun sequence, a single genomic region encodes these proteins:
- the ZNF367 gene encoding zinc finger protein 367 — translation MIRGMEASMAENPPQPPPPVIFCHDSPKRVLVSVIRTTPIKATCGGGGEPEPPPPLIPTSPGFSDFMVYPWRWGENAHNVTLSPGAAGAIASATLPTAAPQNPGLRGRGVPPPTASGGEDEEEASSPDSGHLKDGIRRGRPRADTVRDLINEGEHSSSRIRCNICNRVFPREKSLQAHKRTHTGERPYLCDYPDCGKAFVQSGQLKTHQRLHTGEKPFVCSENGCLSRFTHANRHCPKHPYARLKREEPTDALSKHQTVDNQAAAEWLAKYWETREQRTPTLKGKLAQKADQEQQDPLEYLQSDEEDDEKSGAQRRLQEQRERLHGALALIELANLTGAPLRQ, via the exons ATGATTCGGGGCATGGAAGCGTCGATGGCGGAAAacccgccgcagccgccgccgccggtCATCTTCTGCCACGACTCCCCGAAGCGGGTGCTGGTGTCGGTCATCAGAACGACCCCGATCAAGGCCACgtgcgggggtggaggggagccGGAGCCGCCCCCACCACTTATCCCCACTAGCCCTGGCTTCAGTGACTTTATGGTGTACCCGTGGCGCTGGGGAGAGAATGCGCATAATGTGACGCTAAGCCCCGGGGCTGCGGGGGCCATCGCCTCGGCCACCTTGCCCACCGCCGCCCCTCAAAACCCGGGGCTTCGGGGCCGGGGTGTGCCCCCTCCCACCGCCTCCGGGGGTGAGGACGAGGAGGAAGCCAGCAGCCCAGACAGCGGCCACCTTAAG GATGGTATTCGACGTGGTAGACCCAGAGCAGATACTGTCCGAGATTTAATAAATGAAGGAGAGCATTCGTCCAGCAGAATTCGTTGTAACATCTGTAATAGGGTGTTTCCACGGGAGAAATCGCTTCAGGCTCACAAAAGGACTCATACAG GTGAGAGACCCTACCTGTGTGACTATCCAGACTGTGGCAAAGCCTTTGTTCAAAGTGGACAGCTCAAAACGCATCAGCGTCTTCACACCGGAGAAAAACCTTTTGTTTGTTCAGAAAATG GCTGCCTTAGCAGATTCACCCATGCAAACCGCCACTGTCCGAAGCACCCTTATGCCAGGCTGAAGCGGGAGGAGCCCACTGATGCTCTCAGTAAGCACCAGACTGTGGACAACCAGGCTGCTGCCGAGTGGTTGGCAAA GTATTGGGAAACAAGGGAGCAGCGTACCCCAACCCTGAAAGGAAAGCTCGCCCAAAAGGCTGATCAGGAGCAGCAGGACCCTCTGGAATACCTTCAATCTGACGAGGAAGACGATGAGAAGAGCGGTGCCCAGCGCCGGCTGCAGGAGCAGCGGGAGCGCCTACATGGAGCCCTCGCTCTCATAGAGCTCGCCAACCTGACGGGGGCGCCACTGCGCCAGTAG